The genomic region ATAACCCGGTCTATTCTGATTGATATTCCAAGCTTAAAGGTTACCATTACCCACTTACCCTCAAAGAGTGGCAACTGTGCAAACGCACACTCCGAGAGCAAAGGATGACCACCTTTGCCGACTGGCTGCGCTACTCCAACTGCCTCGATGTCGATCTTTTCCTAGAGGTGCTCACCAAGATGAAAAGCTACCACGAGTATGGAGTCGACGTCTTGAAAGATGCCATCGAACTTCCCAGTGTATTGTTCCAGTTCCTACTCTGAGGTACCCATAAAAAATACAAAGCGCCAGACCTCGTGGCCTCCGAGAAGGCCGTCTACGATATGCTGACAAGCTCAGTCACCGGTGTCCCCGTTCTCGTCTTCACACGCTATCACGAAGCCAGAGTCACACACTTCCGATCCCATCAATACGGCAATGCTTGACTCTGTCAAAAGTTTGTGGGATTTGCTGCCAATGCCCTGTACCTCTCGACGATGGCCAAGGACATGCCCTGCGGACCAGGAGAAGTGCGGTACTACAACAATCCCCAACACGACTCGCAATCGCTCATCCAAAACCTCGCAAAGAAGTGGTTTGGGTATGCGGAGGTTGCCATTTGAGTCCCACCTCACCTTTACGGTAAATTTGAAGAGATGTATCCTTTGTTTTTCAATCGAGAGGCAGCCCAAACCGACGTCCCCCAAGAGATGCCAGACTATCTACAAAGCACTGGCAGGAAACGCATCAATACCAAAAAGCTACTCGGTACCATGTTCGCCAACAAGATCCTTCTGTATGCTCCCATTCTCCAATGGTACGTCGAACTCGGACTGGAGATCACCGCCCTGTATCGCAGGATCGACTACAAACCACAATATGTTTGAGTGGCCCGTCGATCAAGGAACAGCTGCAAGACGGACAGGAGATGGAAACAAATCCAATTTACTGACGGGTGTATTCAAACGTCTTGGCAACAGCGCCTATGGTAAACTCATCGAGGCACTAGAGTGTCAAACTAATGCCACCTACACTAAAGACAAAAACGACATCGACTGAGCCATGCGATGCGCTTGATTCCAGGCCTCAGAATACGATGAAATCGGAGACGTCTATACGAGCTGCATTTGCACACACCTCGGATCACGATCAGACGTCCTTTCCAAGAGTTTATCGCGTTATACCAACTCGCTAAACTAGAATGCTTGATTTCTAGTAGACTACTACGACTTCCTTGGTACCTACTTAGAGCGACTCGACGTTGAGTTGATCCAGATGGACACGGATAGCCTGTACATGGCCCTATCATGACTGTTCTGTATATAGCGCCATGATGAAACGGTTATAGCATTAGCCAGCAATCGCACAAGGGGTTCGAGTTCTGAGTTTTGTAGAAATACACCCACCTCTTCACCTCGAAAAGGGTGTCGATTATAGATTGGCATTGATTGCTAGTGATGTGGTATTCGTGGTGTAAGACGGTATCACGGCAGACAACAGTCTGCTCAGGTACTAGAATGGTACAAAGTTGGTTAGATTTCAGTTATTACCAGGTGCTTACAACATCACCAACTTGAACTTAGAAATCAAACGGATCCTGAGATCAAATGGTGACGATGAAGACGGTATCACGGCAGACAACAGTCTGCTCAGGTACTAGAATGGTACAAAGTTGGTTAGATTTCAGTTATTACCAGGTGCTTACAACATCACCAACTTGAACTTAGAAATCAAACGGATCCTGAGATCAAATGGTGACGATGAAGATGGCATAACCATACAACCTAATCACAAAGTCTTTGCCACTGTGAACAGTGGCCCGTTTAAGCTTCCTGGCTGCAGCTGATATTGCCATCCCTGCCATTGCCATCAATCTTTAATCACTCTTTAGCGGTGAGTTCTAGCTGAGAAAGAGTACTAGAGTGGTTTTCTTGAACTTCAAGAAATGATCCTAGAAGATTGTCTTATGTGTTTGCTACAACACTTGTAGGTAAAGTTAGACAATTAATACAAAACGTTGAACCTTGGTGTTTGTGTACCCTACCAAGACTTTTGGCAACCCTCTGTATTTGCAATTACTGATGAATCCAAGGGAAGCATTAGCAGCATGTAAAAAGCAATGCGTTTTACCATTGTCTTTTTGTGGTTTGAtttactgtacatacataaagAGATACATTCCACTGCACATTATCAATGAAATACACCTGTAACTATTTTAGCGTATATAACGGATTTTAGTGTGATGATGCACTGAAGCAAACACTGCATGTGTATCTCAGCTATGCAACGTTTGCCGCCATAATAAAGATTTTGTACAACCTAATGTAAACAATCACAAGAACATCTGACAGTCAACAGCAGAGAATCTGTTCTAGTCTAGCATATCTCTTATGTGTCATACCATTTCAGCTAATACTAACTCGTTCTTTTATAGGAATTCGTTGTAGATGAAAACGAAAAGCCTGAGACAGGTGAGTGTGAACAATCAGTTACTGATAATTAGTAAGCAACTAATACATTTGTAGCAGAGAAGCTTACTCTCGACCAGTGCTTGAAACTGTTTACAGCTCCTGAACAGCTAACAAAAACTGACAGCTGGTACTTCATTACATGTCTGGATTGCTCAAGTTTGTTCTAGCTATACTACTATCATGCACTAGGTACTGCTCAAAGTGTAAGGAGCATACGGAAGCAAAGAAAGAAATAGCTATTTGGCGCCTTCCACACATTCTTGTTTTGCACCTTAAAAGATTCAAGTATTCAGGAAATATTTGGCGTGACAAGATAACTTCTTTCGTAGATTTTCCTGAAAGGTAATTCGAACTATGTTTTATTCCTGATGCCGTCATGACAGAATGCAATGTTTTCAAATAATAGAGGAATGAACATGGAACCCTATCTAGCTGACAAGAGAGTGTTGCAAAAGTCCAAGGAATATGACTTGTTTGGTGTTGTGTATCATCACGGTGCTGTGTTTGGAGGACATTATGTGGCTACTTCTAGATTATCCAGTTACAACTGTGAGAAATTGCCAGGTATGTATGTCTTGACCTGCAttctgcatgtacatgttCACAGCACCTGGTCTCGTCTGTGGGGATGATGACCTGGTGCTTGCAGAACAAGTACGTCATGTAATGCTAATAGCGACTGCTTTGCTAGAGTTTTACCGATACGATGATGAAATAGTAGAACCATTGATATGTTCACCTGTGACAAGATTTGCGTATGTATTATTTTATCGCCGAAAGGAAGACTTCCACTTGTCAATCTCAAATAATCTAGAATCACCGTCGTCAGATGACAGCACTGCTGACAGACTGTACAACACTAGCTGTGTAAGCACTTCCTTAGAAGAAGAAAGATCAACTGTATCAACTGTTATGGAAGAACAGACACATACTCCACCACCTAAACGTACTATTGGTCTTTGTGAGACGTCTACTGAGAGCAGTCTAAACAGTCGTGATGCATCTACGGATAACTGATGTTGGATTATAGACGCTGTTTGAAGTTGTATTTTAATAACAAATACAGGGAAATATACAAGTTGTGAGCTCGATATTGCATTGTAATTACCCCGTGCACATGCGCTTGTGGTATGAAGAATTCAgtggtgttaattaaataatgttTCTCTAACTCGCTAGCCTGTACTAGCAGGGTAGCCCGTTCTTCACTCGGGAAATTAACTAAGGTAATTAACACAAATACAATTCAGTTATTGGGCGTAGAAACACAAACTTAGAGATAATTCCTTCCCCCACTGTATGTGACCAATCTGGCAAATATGTCTtatctaaacacacacacacacacacacacacacacacacacacacacaccacacgcacacgcacacacacacacacacacacacacacacacaccacacgcacacacacacacacaccacacgcacgcacgcacacacacacaccacacgcacgcacacacacacacacacacacacacacacacaccacacgcacgcacgcacacacacacacacacacacacacacacacacacacacacaccacgcacgcacacacacacacacacacacacacacacacacacacacacacacacactgtaagAATGCACGTAATCGAGATATACCTTTAAATGACAAATTGCCAGAATGGGATCCTCacgcaacaacataaatttgcgtacaacgttaattaaatgagTTAATCCATTTTCTTTGTcacgggatattaactaataatcaataatccaatcaatggGAATTTGTGAAACGGGACATTCCGTTACATTTACTTTTTTTCTGGTAGGGTTAATCAATaatctcagaacgggatatcaTTGAACGGCATAcgctgaacgaaattcttcatgagaattcttcagagatacacttGATAATAAATTAGGACGGGGTGAATGAGATGTACTTCATgatacaacgataaattaaattaactacaatactactactactactactactactactactactactacaaatTACGATCAGCAATTCTGTGTGTTCGAGAGACAAGATCAAAACTACATTGTCCGCTCAAATTAGCCATGATGTCTTTGTGCAGAGTGAGGCTCCTCTCGAGCTCACTCACTAATTTAATTGACTAAAGTTCTAATAATTTGAGCCTATGTTGATAAATCATGAATTGCCAGTCTTAATTAAAAAGGCCAATTGAGGAACTATAGCAAAGCCTCTGTTTGCAATATTaagtagaattatttctacttCAGTGGAAATAGCGAATTATGGCACAAGTGGCGCGCCATAAACTACAACGGGCAAGATATTAGCTGTACTTATACTATTATCACTAACATGTCACATTGCGTAAGAAGAACCACCAATATCAACACTTAGCATACCTATTGACTGCACTCCTACACATGTtcattatttatctatttttcTAGAGTAGCTGTGTTTCTTTGGTTTTTTGGCCTTTTTCTTGTTCTTggtttctttcttctttttccaTCTTTCAGTGGGTTTGCCTCGCTTTGTTTCCTTACTAGCCCCACTAGAATTAAAAAGGACATTCTTGTGGCATTAGCACACCATATGCTGAACAGACAATTAGTGTATTCACAAACCTTTGAGGTGAGACCGAACGTTCTTGCTTCTTTGCAATATTTCTGCCTCTTTGATGTCCAGCATCGTAATTTTTTATTCTACTTCTGATGGGGCTCCTTGATCGGGATCGAGATTGTAATGCTGCCTGCCTAACCACACAACAATAATCTAAAGTAGACAACTGCTGACAGCAACTAACCTTTTTTTGTAGTGTTTTCTGTTACTGGTACGCTTTCTTTTTGAAATTGTACTTTCTGAAAACACCAAAACCAGTTGTAAGATAATGGTAGCTCCTAATACCAGTATGTCCATATACTACGGTCATCAATAGTCATTATAATGCAAATCTGCACTCAATATTGATCAGGTGTGTGTACACAGAAGGAGTTCATATGAAACCACTCTTCCACTCTTTCAGCTACAccaaaaatatttttgtatcaCCCAGGTGCAAACACGTGTGTTTATAATGTGTTAGATGCAGtagataaaaattaatatgCACACTTTCTTCTATCAGAAAACATCTTCAATACAAGGGTGTCTATAGACTTGCCACACACTAACATTGTTGATAAGGAATTTGCTCACTGGAAGAGAAAATGGCCAACATTCCTCTGCAGTTTTGTCCTTAATTAAACCCTGAAGAACTGTCTGGCACTTGGAGTCTGCACAATGCCAAATCTACGTGTACTTCTGCAGCTCTTTGCAACACTACCACTCAGCACTGGTTCCTGTGAGCGTTCTGCTCTTTGATGGCTCAACATGCTGCACTCAAGCTCAAAGTGAAGACTGTCTTGCTGCCACAATTCTTATTCACATGAACTATGCCACACCTGTTGATGTTAACCAAGGGTGTAAGTTGTACATGCAGAAACATCCACAGAGAATTGAAGCGTCCTAGCTAGCATATTGTTTGAGAGCTCCGTTCAGTAAATTCTATATTTTAGCCTCATCACAACTCCTTGAAACTTCTGCAGAGGCTTCCTTATTCTGAAAGTGTTTTATTGCACTAGGTAATAAATACTTACTGTACTGTGTCAACTTTAGGCTGAGCATGAAATTTGAACTTCAGCAGTTCATGAGCATGGAATCGAACTTCAGCAGTTCAAGCGCTACGTAGTACTCAAATAAGATAACAAAGCAATGTGGCGCTCGTTCAACTGCTAATAACATGTAGTACGTACTTAGGAACCCCTTTTCAGAAATTCTGCATAATTACTGTACATACGCCCCTGTGGATGCATTCATGATCATCTTGTCATTCTACACCTTAGCCAAATATCGATATTACCGCTGCCTGTAGACGATGTGCTGCTACTTTCAGAGTCTGTGTCTGTAGAAGAATGTTGATCTGATCTATCAGAGTCGTCGCTTGAAGTGCTGCTTACATCCAGATGTACTTCTTTATTGGGATCAACTCGTACAAAATTACGACATTGAAAGGTTAAATGCCCAGCTATAAAAACATCGCAATGACTACTATTAAAAATCTTTTTATAACACGTGTTGTGACACATAGATTACGAACCGTGCCCACACTTCTTGCACCCAAAGCGGGGTCTCCCTGTGTCAGTTCCCGTTAGCCTACCAATAAGACCTACAAAAATTTGAAGTATTAGGTAAATAGTAACAGAGTAAGAAAATCGACTTACCTTGAATATCGGACATCCAAGCTTTCTACTGCCTTACGAAACTTCGCGCACAGTGGACTCGAGCACAAGGCTTATTGCACGACTTGTCATTTTCGTGCACAGAGCAAAATACTGTGTTGCTTTAGATAGTTGTAGAAACACTGATAGAAAGCTTTTGGACATGGACAATACTGCTGGTACCTTCACTGCCACTGGCCATGGGCAACTAGATGTATCGACGGACACACAAACTAGCGGAACGAGGCTCGGAGAAATGGTAGAgaatactgtacacatgttaCCTTTGTCTACTAACGTATTAAGGTTACCTAAAGACATGTGGATCCAGGATGAAGAAGTAGCCAGTCTACTTTAGTGTTCGAATAATCTATGCGTTTTGTCGACGTATTTACCTGCTACCTGCCCGTCCATGCATGTTAATTCATGCGTAGATGCCTATAGGCATGTGTTTCTGTAgaactgttttgtctgtctgtctgtgtgtcagttgtacatgtttctgtttgtctgcccgcgcattaatttaattaaaattttaatagaGGAAATATATTAATACAGGTTTGCATTGGTCACACTCTTTAATTTTTCTCTAGCTAGTTAAAGGTTCAAGCTGACAAATGAAACGAGCTGTAAGCTTGGTAATtatataagttaattaacatggcATATAGTCAGTTCATTCGTCCATTTGTTGTAGAAGATAATATAACTTTGAGGTATTTCAAATGGAGCATTACATGCCTTATTTTGCTTTTTATACCAGTATATCATTAACTGTCAATGGACCAATATCTTTAAGTCTCAGGGCCATACGACACCACACATGCAGCCTGTGCAGGCATGCTCACAGTTTTTCAAAAAGTCAAATTTGGTCTGCGTCACAAAAACTCCCACTTCCAGTCTTGGTGTTAGGAAATTgaataagtaatatatattttaaggTATATTACTAGTAAACTGTAAAGCAAATGCAGAGAAAGTACGTTGCCTAGCTACTTTGTCTGCTGCTTTGAGGTTGTAAAATtcatgttaatatcaatggagCAGAAAGGTAACGGTTACCTTATCAGGCACTTGACAAGGGTGTTGCCTAGCCCACGATCATGTAATGCATCATGTAATGCGCACTAGGCGTCGTAGATCTAAATTTTGctcatacatgtactgtgcTCTATCTACTTTCTATTTTATACTGGCAATCACAGTTGTTGGAGTCATCTCTTTTTTGCAAATTAATGACATTGGAGGAAAGAAGAGCTATGAAAGATAGCTTTATTTAGACTGTAAGAAGTTTTTCTGACTAAACCATTGAGTGGCTATAGCAAATGGAAAACTTAGCGCTTTGTCTGTGTGAAATGTGTGGTTGGCAAAGAGGTAAATCTTGTTTAAGTATTGTAAATTTAGGTTTAAGTTACGTCTTAAAACCTACAGGACTTCAAGTTGTGGCTTAAGATGAATTGGAACATTACTGTAAGACTATAATTGACGCTGTTAGGCTTGAGTGTCCAGCTGGTTGTCTCTCCAGGTCTTTTCACCTCCTGGAGAGAGTCTGGCTGCATGAACACTGCTGTGGGATGGCATGGTGTACATGTGCTAGTTTGTTTatcggtttgtttgttaagCTCACGTATTTGCATTTGTTACCACTTTGCAAGACAATATTGTTttcaacaccacacacacacacacacacacacacacacacacacacacacacacacacacacacacacacacacacacactgtagtACATAGCAACAGTTACAGGAATGGTAAGGTAATGATTGCAAAACTGGGTGGTGCAGGAATCAGCTGAGTTTTCCAGTTGCTGGAtaattatttttgtattgcattTCTGCAGACACTAATTTATTTTTAGaactaattaaaatttacattgtTTACTCAGGATTTTTCAAAGGAATTATGGAATAATTTTGTTGCAGCACTTGCtgtggttttgtgtttgtatgtgttggttgtctgtttgtgtagttcATTATTGTGTTGGCTTGTTTAACtttcttcttctgtttggttgtttgttgtattgtgtactAACTTACTGGCTCATTCTCTCCATAGGCAGATAGTTTAGATTAGATTACAAGTTGTTAGTTAACTAATTTAtcattgtatgcattcatgaagtatatctcattcaaaGAATTAGCAGCCGAGGTCAGAATTCTcttaaagttaattaatttaatgttgtatgcaaatttatgttgttgcatgagtatcttGTTTTGGCAATTTATCATTATATGGTCTTGGAGGTTGATGTGTATGCAACAGTGCGTGGATAAAGATTTGTCTCCAGCCTTGTTTTAAGTCATTTATAGGATGCCACACGACATATCAAAAGGCATTAGACGTGGACTTAGGATGAAACAAAGAGACTCAATATGGGAATGGTTAGGTGACTTCTTTTTAGAAGCAGCACTAATGTAGGAACAATTCAGGGTGAATTAGTGAATTTTACAGAGGTTGTTTCAGCCAACTATCGAACAATTGCGGGTTGGGCAGGGGAGAAGTAAAAACTTATTAATGTAGTAGTAGCTTTAGTTACTAAGTGGGTATTGTAtcttgtatttgtgtgtattcgATATCTGTGTACTTCAGCCTTTTGAGGGAAGTACATCAGGTTAATAACAAtaatgaaaatgaaaatgaacAACAATGGACTTATAGGCAATTTTCCCTTGGCCGTGGTTGAGAGTTGACTGTCCAAATGACTTTATATTTCCTATCACGTTTTGTTTGTAGAGTATTGAATGTAAACAGCTGTAGACCATTTTCAATGGCGTGACGTATATTTGAATACACCACATTTGAAAAATAGCAAGGAATggtaattaattgttattataCTAGGTTATCAGTTTGACGAATAAGGTCTACTAAATTGTGATCTGCTGGTAGTCATGTAGTTTTAGATGTGTTTGTCGGTTTCTACTGTAGACTCTTGCTGAAGTGAAAAAGCAACTCGAGACCAACACAGCTCGATTAGAACAATTGCCAGGCAGCTCGTCACACTCTGAGGCTTATGAAAAGGTAAATGTAGTAAAAGTTATGCATTGTTTTTCTTGCATGATGCCACTTAATGTAGATCTATTCTTGGGTTTTGTAAGGAATAATCTTTGGTGAAGCGATTACCTTGTTGTCAACATAGCATTAGGTAATTTATGGGGAAAAGGGTTTCTGTAATTCCATAAGTGCATATAGTTGGTTACATGTCTTGCTTCTATTTCTCCCTATGACGATGTGAATGATTCTTTGTCAAATAAAAGCTGCATGGGTACAAAATTAAAGTGGATGATCCTGTTGAAACTAAATTGCATTTTACTTTGTTTGGTTTATTTGCGATAGACAAGCAGCTAGCTAACACTGGTTAACAGTATTGCTTCAAAGAAAGGCTTGCAACTCTTGCTTAATTGattaaattgtttgttgaatggtactgtatttattttttgttaggctaaattaattaatcagttatttaagtttgtttttgtctcaCTTGTTTTCTTGTGCTTTGCAATGGGTAGCCATTTGATGTTACTGCATGATGTCTACTAAGCTACATGTGTATGTAGATATATTTATTCTGATAAAGACTCAGGCTATCAGCTGATTGACTGTAGACTCCTTTTGCATTTGGATTGCTAGAGAGTTTCTGTTTCATATTCATTTGGATTGCTAGAGAGTTTCTGTTTCATATTCACTTTTTCCACAAATTAAGGTAACTTTGACAAAGTACCAAAATTTAACACAAGTGCAAAGCTGTAGCCAGATTCTCAAACATTGAAGGAGAGTATGTTGATTTTTAAGAGGATTTAATTTTAAAGTATTAATAGGATATTAAATAACATTGCACTTTGAGATGGCTTGTTGATTGGAGTTGCATTATGCTTGTAAGTAGAGAACTAGTAAGCACCATTTTCAAACTACTACATGCAGCTTATGCAGCTTTTTAGGCACTCTTCCTCTTTAATTTAATGGTACTAGAAAAATTATGGTTGGGAGGCGTTATCAAGATAGATTATGGAGACTCTGAGGGCTTCCCGAAGATAAGTACAGTAGCCTTGGCTTTGCCTCGGCTAATTATTCTTGGAAACCCAGTAATTTAATTGCCTGACTAATTTTTCTTGGGAAGCCCTCAGACTCTTTTTTATTTATCTGTAATTTATCGTGATAACACCAAACCAGCCATAATTCAAGTTAGTTGTTATATGATTACTCAGACTGCTGGTTGTTGCTTTTGCTCAAATAAGTGTAAGAAGTGATTTGACGTCAGTGTTGAAACCACAAACAGTTTGTAGTTTGAGAGATTGTTGACAGCTTGACAAGGAAGCCATGTGCTAGCAACAAGCCACATTGTTATCAACCCATTGTGTTTTTATGTGTTAGACAGCAGGTCCAGTTTGTTAGTCATCTCTATCTCTCTATTCCACCTGGTGATGTTGCTACATGGCAAAGAAGTTAACCACTTGCGAACCAGACGAAGACGATTTTGAGCCTCTCGAGGAAGAAGCTGTTGGAAATTAATAACACACAGCAAGAAGAGGATTTTGAAACATGTTTACATGCGAAGATGTTAAGCAGTATTAAAAACTTTAAAAGGTACATATGCAAACATGACTGCAACAAAGGCAATTGTAATTTGCAGAATTTTGCTACTTTGTTGAATTTACAGTGCTACATGATTGTGTCGTATTTGTATGAGGTTTTCCTACGTTACTGTTTTTTATTGACTTGTGGTCAATAAACAGTTTGTGGTTGGGTTGAGTTGCTAAGCTAACTAGGCTAGCCGTGGGTTATGGCAAAAAAGATATGACATCAGTGGTCTGATTAAGGTCCAATCATACTGTACAACAATAGAAGAAAAACTATTTCTAACTATATCAAGGACTCGAGTGAGCTCTCTCTCattaacaaacaagcaaatgcaGACACTCGTAACATGATGTGAAGTACAGTCCAGATGCAAAAAGCTGGGGATGGTGCCACATGCTGTACACTGTCTTGTTGCTACTGTTTTCAAATATCTTTGTGTCTTACATTTTTGAAGGACTTAATATGTAGTAGTTTTGAAGTTCTTTAATCTTATTAGTAATTTTTTATTCGTTTTCTGTGTTAAACTGAAAGTTGTACTGCACGTTAATTATACTAGCATCATATCTTGGATATACCATACTACCTTGAATTATCCCTTGCGGTGGGATTGGGTTGGGTTGGGGTTAATCATGGCCAGAAAAGCGGGAGTATTAGAGAGGGGAATTATTGAAGAGCGAGGGAGTATTGTTTCAATTGTCTGAATTGTACTGCTACTTACCCTAATACAATACCGATACCTCACATACCATGGCAAATGCAATAGgaagagttaattaattccaGCTTTTGCTTCAAGGTGCTATGGTTATCACTGACATTTAGATGTGTAGGAAGTGTAGGCGGCTCAGCGTGATCACTGGCCGAGCTTCTTTCTCGTTCATCACTCTCCAACAGAGTCAAGAACAAATTGTTATGATGCTTCTGACTCATGTGCAATGTCTTGCCTTGTGTTTCACTTGCTATTTTTTTGGGACTTTAAGAGATATGGTGATTACTCTTTCAATTGCATCCCATAGGGACGATTTATTGGAGACGCAAAATTATTTGAGAGGGGAA from Corticium candelabrum chromosome 10, ooCorCand1.1, whole genome shotgun sequence harbors:
- the LOC134185798 gene encoding protein SREK1IP1-like; translated protein: MSDIQGLIGRLTGTDTGRPRFGCKKCGHAGHLTFQCRNFVRVDPNKEVHLDVSSTSSDDSDRSDQHSSTDTDSESSSTSSTGSESTISKRKRTSNRKHYKKRQAALQSRSRSRSPIRSRIKNYDAGHQRGRNIAKKQERSVSPQSGASKETKRGKPTERWKKKKETKNKKKAKKPKKHSYSRKIDK